The proteins below are encoded in one region of Pseudonocardia sp. DSM 110487:
- a CDS encoding DUF397 domain-containing protein codes for MQDFVGPSTESTTPLVGAASLQWRKSEHSNPNGSCVELAPLAGGRVAMRNSRRPDGDVLVHTAEEFRAFLLGAKHGEFDDLTDGDPNGLR; via the coding sequence ATGCAGGACTTCGTTGGGCCGTCGACCGAGTCGACGACGCCGTTGGTGGGCGCCGCGTCGCTCCAGTGGCGCAAGAGCGAGCACAGCAACCCGAACGGCTCGTGCGTGGAGCTCGCGCCGCTCGCCGGTGGGCGCGTCGCCATGCGCAACTCACGGCGGCCGGACGGGGATGTGCTGGTCCACACCGCGGAGGAGTTCCGGGCGTTCCTGCTCGGCGCCAAGCACGGCGAGTTCGACGATCTGACCGACGGCGATCCCAACGGGCTTCGGTGA
- a CDS encoding helix-turn-helix domain-containing protein produces the protein MNAVHLRGSVEFALHPRGVVCCGAARPPAQSARYRVARCARSAVFSGVIMADGQEDDPREGGFAEARGGPTVLRILVGAQLRRLREASGISREDAAYAIRGSEAKMSRIESGRVGFKPRDVADLLTMYGLTEGSARDVVLSLAEQANEPGWWHRYSDTMPDWFSTYVGLEQAATIIRTYEAQYVPGLLQTEAYANAVVNLGEAVRADEVSKRVELRMHRQQLLDVPKPPDYWAVIDEAVLRRSLGGRQVMRDQLDHILEATTRQHITVQVVPFDRSDVAAVGGPFTLLRFAEPDLPDIVYLEQLNSALYLNRNVEVMNYLQIMNRLAAGALTPQRSTELITSVRDAL, from the coding sequence ATGAACGCCGTCCATCTCCGCGGTTCCGTTGAATTCGCTCTGCACCCGCGTGGCGTCGTATGCTGTGGCGCGGCTCGCCCGCCGGCGCAAAGCGCGCGGTACCGTGTGGCCCGATGCGCGAGATCCGCAGTCTTCTCGGGGGTGATTATGGCCGACGGCCAGGAGGACGACCCGCGTGAGGGCGGGTTCGCCGAGGCCAGGGGCGGCCCCACGGTTCTGCGCATCCTGGTCGGCGCACAGCTTCGCCGGCTTCGTGAAGCGAGCGGCATCAGCCGTGAGGACGCTGCCTATGCCATCCGCGGCTCCGAAGCGAAGATGAGCCGTATCGAGTCGGGCCGTGTGGGGTTCAAGCCGCGGGACGTCGCCGACCTCCTGACGATGTACGGGCTCACCGAGGGATCGGCCCGCGACGTGGTGCTGAGCCTGGCCGAGCAGGCCAACGAGCCTGGCTGGTGGCACCGTTACAGCGACACCATGCCGGACTGGTTCTCGACCTACGTCGGGCTGGAGCAGGCCGCCACGATCATCCGTACCTACGAGGCCCAGTACGTGCCGGGTCTGCTGCAGACCGAGGCCTACGCCAACGCGGTGGTCAACCTGGGCGAGGCCGTCCGCGCCGATGAGGTGAGCAAGCGCGTCGAGCTGCGGATGCACCGCCAGCAGTTGCTCGACGTGCCGAAGCCACCTGACTACTGGGCAGTGATCGATGAAGCGGTGCTGCGCCGGAGCCTGGGCGGTCGGCAGGTCATGCGGGACCAGCTCGACCACATCCTCGAGGCCACCACGCGGCAGCACATCACGGTGCAGGTCGTGCCCTTCGACCGCAGCGACGTCGCGGCGGTCGGCGGGCCGTTCACCCTGCTGCGCTTCGCGGAGCCCGACCTCCCCGACATCGTCTACCTCGAGCAGCTCAACAGCGCGCTGTACCTGAACAGGAACGTCGAGGTGATGAACTACCTCCAGATCATGAACCGGTTGGCCGCCGGGGCGTTGACACCCCAGCGGTCCACCGAGCTGATCACGTCCGTGCGTGACGCGCTCTGA